TTAACATCCACCACATTAGTGTAGCTCATGATACTGAGACTCATGCTCAAGCTGATACATATTCATTTACCGATGGTTCAATCTTATTTATTGGTCAAAGATTTTCAAGCAAGACCGAAGTGAAGAAAGTGCTATCCAAAATTGCTTTGAACTCGTCTTTTGAGTTTGAAACTGTCAAATCTTCTCGAAATATCTATTCGGTTCGTTGTGTGAATAAAGGTTGCAGCTGGAGAATTTGGACTTCAAAACACGAGAGCTCAACAGATTTTGTGATTCGTACATACTGCAACACACACAATTGTGACTTGACTGGAATGCGGAAAAGGCATCGTCAAGCCAGCTCATCTATCGTTTGTGATATGTTGGTAGAGAACTTTGGAGGACAATAGAAAACACCTCAACCAAAATCTATTATGACAATGATGCGGAATAAGGGGGTTGACATTACCTATTACAAAGCCTTGAAAGGCAAACAACTTGGTTATGATATCTTCAGAGGTGATCCTGAAAGAAGTTTTGATCTTCTACCTTCATATTTGAAAATGGTCGAGAGAATGAACCCTGGTAGTATAATAGATTTAGTAGTAGATGAGCATAATAGAttcaagtatttgtttttaGCATATGGCGCATGTGCAAGAGGATATAGATGCATGAGAAAAGTCGTATCTATTGATGGTACATGGTTGAAAGGAAAGTACGACGGTACTTTACTTGTGGCCTCAGCACAAGATGgagattttcatcaatatccTTTGGCTTGGGCTGTTGTTGATGTAGAATCCATTGCTTCGTGGTGTTGGTTTTTGAGGAAGCTCTTGGAAGTAGTGGTTGATGAGGAAGTGTTGGTGATTATCTTAGACAGACATCCGGGCATC
This region of Primulina huaijiensis isolate GDHJ02 unplaced genomic scaffold, ASM1229523v2 scaffold26817, whole genome shotgun sequence genomic DNA includes:
- the LOC140967722 gene encoding protein FAR-RED IMPAIRED RESPONSE 1-like, encoding MRNKGVDITYYKALKGKQLGYDIFRGDPERSFDLLPSYLKMVERMNPGSIIDLVVDEHNRFKYLFLAYGACARGYRCMRKVVSIDGTWLKGKYDGTLLVASAQDGDFHQYPLAWAVVDVESIASWCWFLRKLLEVVVDEEVLVIILDRHPGIIAAVANVYKNAHHGHCIWHLSQNMKIRCKKKGCTEMFMRLAKIYKQIDFDLEYEKFKKIYPDAAKFLNESDSLDRWTRAYSPRSRYNIMTTNGVESINARLREERQLPIIALLNSLQTLTISWFSKYRNASIASTTNFTPTVE